The DNA window TGCGCGGCACCGAGAAGCCGTAGATGTCGGCGTCGAGGACGCCGACGGACAGACCGCGGGCGGCCATCGAGGCGGCGAGGTTGACGGTGACGCTGGACTTGCCGACGCCGCCCTTGCCGGACGCGACGGCGTAGACGCGGGTCAGCGAGCCGGGCTGCGCGAAGGGGATCTCGCGCGTGGGGGAGTCGCCGCGCAGCAGCGTCTGCAGCTCCTTGCGCTGATCGCTGCTCATCACGTCGAGCTCGACCGACACGGTGGTCACGCCCTCGACGCGCAGCGCCGCGGCGGTGATGTCGCGGGTGAGCGTCTCCTTCATCGGGCAGCCCGCGACGGTGAGCCACACGGCCACGCGGGCGGTGCCGTCGGCGTCGACCTCGGCGGACTTGATCATGCCGAGCTCGGTGAGCGGGCGGCGGATCTCGGGGTCCTGCACGGTCGACAGGGCAGCCAGCAGAGCGTCAGACACGGGGTTCCTTCAGGCAGGGGAGGGCGACTCCCAGCCTACGTGCGCCGGGTCGGGCGCACCCCCCGGCGGTGGTGGGGTCCGTCAGCCGGCAGCGGTCGGCAGCGAGCGCGTCTCGCGTCGTACCAGCCCGAGAACCCGCTCCTCGAGCAGCAGCGGCTCGACCGGCTTGGCGAGGTAGTCGTCGGCCCCGGCGCGGCGGGCGGCCTGCTCGACCTCGGGGGAGTCGGTGCCCGTGAAGAGCACCAGAGGCAGGTTGAGGGTCTTGGGGTCGCCCCGCAGCAGCCGGATGAACTCGACGCCGGACAGGTCGGGCAGGCCGTTGTCGACGAGGACCGCGTCGAAGTGCTCCGAGCCGACCCGGGACAGCGCCGTGTCGGCGTCGAAGACCGACACGACCTCGGCCGAGCCGGCGAGGGCGGCCTCGACGAAGGCGCAGACGCTCGGGTCGTCGTCGACGACGAGCAGGCGTGGCAGGGTGGCCTCCACCGGAGCGGGCACGGGGACGCGCTTGTCCACGTCGATGACGGCAGTGCGGCAGTAGGGGCAGGTCGTCCACTCGGCGTCGAGCGCCCGGTCGCAGCTGACGCAGTGCCCGCGCGACACGGTGGTGCCGTCCCACGGGCAGCAGAGCATGTCGTCGGCAAGGGCCCGCGAGCAGGCGGGGCAGCGCGGCCCGGAGACCGTGTCGACGTGGGTCGCGCGCAGGACCTCCTCGTAGGTCGTCTCCCCCCGGTGGGCGGCGGCCAGAGCGGCCGCTCGCAGCGTCGTCATGCCGTGCTCGCGCGCGGCAGCGCCGATCGCGGCCTCCGTCGGGGACGACAGCAGCACCTTGCGCAGCCCGGCCGTGACCGGGAGCACCTCGAAGATGCCGATGCGGCCGCGGTAGCCGGTGCCGCCGCACTCCGAGCAGCCCTTGCCGCGCCGGGGAGTGGAGCCCACGAGGTCCTCGTCGCTCAGACCCAGCAGGGTGAGCGTGCGCGGTGCCGGGACGTAGTCGGCGACGCAGGACGCGCAGGGGCGCCGCACGAGCCGCTGCGCGATGACCAGCGACAGCGACGAGGCGACGAGGAAGGGCTCGACACCCATGTCGACCAGGCGGGTGATGGCGCTGACCGCGTCGTTGGTGTGCAGGGTCGTGAGGACGAGGTGGCCGGTGAGCGACGCCTGCAGGGCGAGCTCGGCAGTCTCCTGGTCGCGGACCTCTCCGACGAGCACGATGTCGGGGTCCTGCCGCAGGATCGAGCGCAGGCCGCGGGCGAAGGTCAGGCCGGACCGCTCGTGCACCTGCACCTGGGTGATGCCGGCGACCTGCACCTCGACGGGGTCCTCGAGGGTGACGATGTTGCGGTCCGGCGTCGACACCTGCTGGATCGCGGCGTAGAGCGTGTTGGTCTTGCCCGACCCGGTCGGGCCGGTGATGAGCACCAGCCCCTGCGCCTGGACCAGTGCGTGGCCGACGGTCTCCTGCTGCGACGGGGTGAGGCCGGTCTTGGTCAGCAGGGGGACGTTCTCGGCACGGGGCAGCAGCCGGATGACGACCTTCTCGCCGTGCAGGGTCGGCAGCGTCGAGACGCGCGCCTCGACGGTGAGCCCGTCGACGGTGAGCTTGGCGCGGCCGTCCTGCGGGCGTCGCTTCTCGGCGATGTCGAGCCCGGACACGATCTTGATGCGGCTGACGACGGCGGCGCGCGCGTTGCGCGGCACCGTCATGACGTCGCGCAGGAGGCCGTCGACGCGATAGCGGATCCGCAGGTCCGTGGCTTGCGGCTCGACGTGCACGTCGCTGGCACGCGCCCGCACGGCGTCGGCGAGCAACACGTCCACGAGGCGGACGATGGGAGCGGCCTCGACGGCCTGGGCCGCGACCTCCGCCTCGGTCTCGGCGTCCTCGCTCATGCCCTCGAACAGCGTGCTCACGCCTGCGGCGTCCTCCGACAGCGACCAGGCGCGGGCGAGGTGGTCGCGGACCTGGCTGTCGGTGGCGACGACGACCGACAGCTCGGTGGCCCCGGTGTAGAGCTTGACGTCGTCGAGGGCGACGACGTTGGTGGGGTCCGACGCCGCGACGCTGACCCGGGTGCCGGTCTTCTCGAGGACGAGGATCGCGCTGCGCTCAGCGACGGCACGGGGCAGCAGCCGGACGTGCTCGGGGACGACGAGGACCCGACCGAGGTCGACCAGCTCGAGACCGAGCGCGCCCGCGAGCGCCTCCGCGACCTGCTTCTCGGTCGACAGCCCGGCGTCGATGACGACCTGACCGAGCCGCTTGCGCGGGGTGCCGGGCGGTGTGTCGCTCTGCAACCGCAGGACCTGCCCGAGCTGCTCCTCGGTGAGCACGCCCTGGGCGACGAGGACCTCACCGATGCGCAGGCGGTCGCGCGGCACGACGGCCGGGGCAGCCGCGACCGGCTCAGCACTCACTGCGGGGACAGGGCTCACTCCTGGTGCTTCGGCGTCACCTGGCTTGGGGTGAAGCCCGTCAGCCATGCTCGCTCTCCCCGGCGAAGGGCTCGCCCAGGCTGGCCGGCTCCTGCCGGGCCGCCTCGTCGCGCTGGCGCTTGCGCTTCTTGCGGCGCGCCCGCTCCTCGCGCTCCTCCCGCTCGGCCCGGCTCGGGCTCTCGTAGTCGGGTCCGGCGACGGCGGCCTCGACCTGGGTCGTGACCTCGCGCAGCTGCTCGCGCAGGTAGTCGCGCGTGGTGACCTCACCGAGCGCCTGGCGCAGCGAGGCGATCTCGCGGGTGAGGTACTCCACCTCCGCCATGAGGCGCGCGTTCTGGTTGCGGTCCTCGTCGAGGCTGATGCGGTCCCGGTCGGCCTGCCTGTTCTGGGCGAGCAGGATCAGCGGAGCGGCGTACGACGCCTGCAGGCTCAGCAGCAGCGTGAGGAGGGTGAAGTTCTTGACCCGCGGGTCGAACTGCAGGTCGGCGGGCGCAAAGTTGTTGTAGGCCAGCCAGATGACGACGGTCAGGGTGAGGTAGACGAGGAAGCGGCCGGTGCCGAGGAAGCGCGCGATCCGCTCGCTGAAGCGCCCCAGCGCCTCCGGGTCGTAGCTCGGGCGGAGCTGGCGGCGCGGGTCGGCAGGCGTGTCGAGGCGCGACCGCCGCTCAGCCACCGGAACCGGTCCGCTCGTCCGCCCGGCGGCTCTCCCGCCAGTCCTCGGGCAGCAGGTGGTCGAGCACGTCGTCGACGGTCACCGCGCCGAGCAACCGCGACTCGGAGTCGACGACGGGCACCGCCACCAGGTTGTACGACGCCAGGTGTCGCGTGACCTCGGGCAGCGGGCAGTCGGGGGCGAGCGGGTCGATGTCGGTGTCGGTGACGCTCGAGACGAGCGAGGACGGCGGCTCGCGCA is part of the Mycobacteriales bacterium genome and encodes:
- a CDS encoding ATPase, T2SS/T4P/T4SS family, which gives rise to MSPVPAVSAEPVAAAPAVVPRDRLRIGEVLVAQGVLTEEQLGQVLRLQSDTPPGTPRKRLGQVVIDAGLSTEKQVAEALAGALGLELVDLGRVLVVPEHVRLLPRAVAERSAILVLEKTGTRVSVAASDPTNVVALDDVKLYTGATELSVVVATDSQVRDHLARAWSLSEDAAGVSTLFEGMSEDAETEAEVAAQAVEAAPIVRLVDVLLADAVRARASDVHVEPQATDLRIRYRVDGLLRDVMTVPRNARAAVVSRIKIVSGLDIAEKRRPQDGRAKLTVDGLTVEARVSTLPTLHGEKVVIRLLPRAENVPLLTKTGLTPSQQETVGHALVQAQGLVLITGPTGSGKTNTLYAAIQQVSTPDRNIVTLEDPVEVQVAGITQVQVHERSGLTFARGLRSILRQDPDIVLVGEVRDQETAELALQASLTGHLVLTTLHTNDAVSAITRLVDMGVEPFLVASSLSLVIAQRLVRRPCASCVADYVPAPRTLTLLGLSDEDLVGSTPRRGKGCSECGGTGYRGRIGIFEVLPVTAGLRKVLLSSPTEAAIGAAAREHGMTTLRAAALAAAHRGETTYEEVLRATHVDTVSGPRCPACSRALADDMLCCPWDGTTVSRGHCVSCDRALDAEWTTCPYCRTAVIDVDKRVPVPAPVEATLPRLLVVDDDPSVCAFVEAALAGSAEVVSVFDADTALSRVGSEHFDAVLVDNGLPDLSGVEFIRLLRGDPKTLNLPLVLFTGTDSPEVEQAARRAGADDYLAKPVEPLLLEERVLGLVRRETRSLPTAAG
- a CDS encoding DUF1003 domain-containing protein, whose product is MAERRSRLDTPADPRRQLRPSYDPEALGRFSERIARFLGTGRFLVYLTLTVVIWLAYNNFAPADLQFDPRVKNFTLLTLLLSLQASYAAPLILLAQNRQADRDRISLDEDRNQNARLMAEVEYLTREIASLRQALGEVTTRDYLREQLREVTTQVEAAVAGPDYESPSRAEREEREERARRKKRKRQRDEAARQEPASLGEPFAGESEHG